From Phycodurus eques isolate BA_2022a chromosome 13, UOR_Pequ_1.1, whole genome shotgun sequence, a single genomic window includes:
- the si:dkey-29d8.3 gene encoding uncharacterized protein si:dkey-29d8.3 isoform X2 — MRDVVVPRIFVIVLCAVVFVAVLVVNGFAGAGRGSFHSSTGNVSARYETDITPAGWTFSIWGVIYTWLSLMVIYITLYVFRGSWAHCLLPYAFYFFWLFNMVLNMTWLLLWDRELMLSALVLLILIVISNYSALSICCFATDYYGLWLKTYYPKDLTCITILVQNGLALYTTWTSIASLINFTLVLQLWGVVRSTAATVSLCLLFAELVGWFILENWVLDRWVRNILTVYPVVIVALFGNVFKHFDPADPSPNVIFTGSSGLHNPETEAVWDDQQPFLELPVRPNGAIGGEEPW, encoded by the exons ATGAGGGACGTCGTTGTACCCCGAATCTTTGTAATCGTCTTATGTGCGGTGGTTTTCGTGGCAGTTTTGGTGGTGAACGGCTTTGCAGGGGCGGGCAGAG GTTCCTTCCATTCCTCCACAGGCAACGTGTCAGCCCGTTATGAGACAGACATCACCCCCGCTGGCTGGACTTTCTCCATTTGGGGTGTTATTTATACCTGGCTCTCCTTAATGGTCATATATATCACTTTATATGTGTTCAGAGG ATCCTGGGCTCATTGTCTGCTGCCGTACGCCTTCTATTTCTTCTGGCTGTTCAACATGGTGCTAAATATGACATGGCTGCTGTTGTGGGATCGAGA GTTGATGCTGTCAGCACTGGTTTTATTGATCCTGATAGTGATTTCCAACTACAGTGCGTTGAGTATCTGTTGCTTTGCCACAGATTACTATGGACTCTGGCTAAAGACATATTATCCCAAAGATCTGACCTGTATCACAATTTTG GTCCAGAATGGTTTGGCTCTCTACACCACATGGACATCCATTGCTTCTTTGATCAACTTCACTTTAGTCCTTCAATTGTGGGGTGTGGTCCGGAGCACAGCAGCAACAGTGTCCCTTTGCCTCCTCTTTGCTGAGCTCGTCGGATG GTTTATACTTGAAAACTGGGTACTGGATCGCTGGGTGCGCAACATTCTGACAGTGTACCCTGTTGTGATCGTGGCGCTGTTTGGAAATGTCTTCAAACATTTTGACCCAGCGGACCCCAGCCCAAATGTCATCTTTACGG gttccagtggcctccataatcctgaaacggaagccgtttgggacgaccagcaacccttcctcgagctgcccgtccggccaaacggagccatcgggggagaagagccttggtga
- the si:dkey-29d8.3 gene encoding uncharacterized protein si:dkey-29d8.3 isoform X1: MRDVVVPRIFVIVLCAVVFVAVLVVNGFAGAGRGSFHSSTGNVSARYETDITPAGWTFSIWGVIYTWLSLMVIYITLYVFRGSWAHCLLPYAFYFFWLFNMVLNMTWLLLWDRELMLSALVLLILIVISNYSALSICCFATDYYGLWLKTYYPKDLTCITILVQNGLALYTTWTSIASLINFTLVLQLWGVVRSTAATVSLCLLFAELVGWFILENWVLDRWVRNILTVYPVVIVALFGNVFKHFDPADPSPNVIFTVNLLVLTCVLLVFRVCNVIWRNRRRPLFAPGSTRLLISPLDGSKFKILS, from the exons ATGAGGGACGTCGTTGTACCCCGAATCTTTGTAATCGTCTTATGTGCGGTGGTTTTCGTGGCAGTTTTGGTGGTGAACGGCTTTGCAGGGGCGGGCAGAG GTTCCTTCCATTCCTCCACAGGCAACGTGTCAGCCCGTTATGAGACAGACATCACCCCCGCTGGCTGGACTTTCTCCATTTGGGGTGTTATTTATACCTGGCTCTCCTTAATGGTCATATATATCACTTTATATGTGTTCAGAGG ATCCTGGGCTCATTGTCTGCTGCCGTACGCCTTCTATTTCTTCTGGCTGTTCAACATGGTGCTAAATATGACATGGCTGCTGTTGTGGGATCGAGA GTTGATGCTGTCAGCACTGGTTTTATTGATCCTGATAGTGATTTCCAACTACAGTGCGTTGAGTATCTGTTGCTTTGCCACAGATTACTATGGACTCTGGCTAAAGACATATTATCCCAAAGATCTGACCTGTATCACAATTTTG GTCCAGAATGGTTTGGCTCTCTACACCACATGGACATCCATTGCTTCTTTGATCAACTTCACTTTAGTCCTTCAATTGTGGGGTGTGGTCCGGAGCACAGCAGCAACAGTGTCCCTTTGCCTCCTCTTTGCTGAGCTCGTCGGATG GTTTATACTTGAAAACTGGGTACTGGATCGCTGGGTGCGCAACATTCTGACAGTGTACCCTGTTGTGATCGTGGCGCTGTTTGGAAATGTCTTCAAACATTTTGACCCAGCGGACCCCAGCCCAAATGTCATCTTTACGG TTAATCTCCTGGTGTTGACATGTGTCCTGCTGGTTTTCCGAGTCTGTAATGTCATCTGGAGAAACAGAAGGAGACCCCTCTTCGCTCCAGGGTCAACACGGCTGCTGATTTCACCCCTCGATGGAAGCAAATTTAAGATCTTATCCTAA
- the si:dkey-29d8.3 gene encoding uncharacterized protein si:dkey-29d8.3 isoform X3 — MCGGFRGSFGGERLCRGGQRSWAHCLLPYAFYFFWLFNMVLNMTWLLLWDRELMLSALVLLILIVISNYSALSICCFATDYYGLWLKTYYPKDLTCITILVQNGLALYTTWTSIASLINFTLVLQLWGVVRSTAATVSLCLLFAELVGWFILENWVLDRWVRNILTVYPVVIVALFGNVFKHFDPADPSPNVIFTVNLLVLTCVLLVFRVCNVIWRNRRRPLFAPGSTRLLISPLDGSKFKILS, encoded by the exons ATGTGCGGTGGTTTTCGTGGCAGTTTTGGTGGTGAACGGCTTTGCAGGGGCGGGCAGAG ATCCTGGGCTCATTGTCTGCTGCCGTACGCCTTCTATTTCTTCTGGCTGTTCAACATGGTGCTAAATATGACATGGCTGCTGTTGTGGGATCGAGA GTTGATGCTGTCAGCACTGGTTTTATTGATCCTGATAGTGATTTCCAACTACAGTGCGTTGAGTATCTGTTGCTTTGCCACAGATTACTATGGACTCTGGCTAAAGACATATTATCCCAAAGATCTGACCTGTATCACAATTTTG GTCCAGAATGGTTTGGCTCTCTACACCACATGGACATCCATTGCTTCTTTGATCAACTTCACTTTAGTCCTTCAATTGTGGGGTGTGGTCCGGAGCACAGCAGCAACAGTGTCCCTTTGCCTCCTCTTTGCTGAGCTCGTCGGATG GTTTATACTTGAAAACTGGGTACTGGATCGCTGGGTGCGCAACATTCTGACAGTGTACCCTGTTGTGATCGTGGCGCTGTTTGGAAATGTCTTCAAACATTTTGACCCAGCGGACCCCAGCCCAAATGTCATCTTTACGG TTAATCTCCTGGTGTTGACATGTGTCCTGCTGGTTTTCCGAGTCTGTAATGTCATCTGGAGAAACAGAAGGAGACCCCTCTTCGCTCCAGGGTCAACACGGCTGCTGATTTCACCCCTCGATGGAAGCAAATTTAAGATCTTATCCTAA